One genomic segment of Bradyrhizobium prioriisuperbiae includes these proteins:
- a CDS encoding bifunctional 3-(3-hydroxy-phenyl)propionate/3-hydroxycinnamic acid hydroxylase, which yields MRSSQQHRSDVQVVVVGHGPSGAIAASLLGDRNIRTLAIDRQRDVYDKPRAIAIDHEIFRLLDNLGAAERIRPYVAPFPASRHFGAKGQLIRQIDMVPEPYPLGYTPSMVFTQPPVEAALREHAAAYDSVDVELGTELLGFDQSPDHVTLHLRDDKGAARSVRADYVIACDGASSGTRQQLGIALEDLIFDEPWLVVDLQVDGAALGKLPQTAAQFCDPSRPTTFIIGPGNHRRFEIMLLPGEDPREMEAPANVWRLLARWIGPHDATLWRAASYRFHALVAAQWRRGRIFLAGDAAHQQPPFIGQGMCQGIRDVGNLVWKLDRVLKGQSGASLLDTYGEERGEHVRQLTTRIKAIGHVICERDPVAAEARDARILAEGGGHPRTFTRQEIVPPLQKGLLAFPLHPAHGTLFPQPWIRMAVGRRLLDAAAGTGWRLVLDERSAPDITADVRADLIRLGVRLIRVHAAEAADRAGHDAVAEEDGVLAAWFDRHGCRAAIVRPDHYVFGVASNEAALGTLLTGLAERLQ from the coding sequence ATGCGTTCATCACAACAGCACCGGAGCGATGTCCAGGTTGTCGTGGTCGGTCACGGCCCTTCGGGAGCCATCGCAGCCAGCCTGCTGGGGGACAGGAACATACGAACGCTGGCCATCGATCGTCAGCGCGACGTCTACGACAAGCCGCGTGCGATCGCGATCGACCATGAGATCTTTCGCCTGCTCGACAACCTCGGCGCCGCGGAGCGCATCCGGCCCTACGTCGCGCCGTTCCCGGCCTCCCGGCATTTTGGCGCCAAGGGCCAGTTGATACGTCAAATCGATATGGTCCCGGAGCCGTATCCGCTTGGCTATACCCCCAGCATGGTCTTCACCCAGCCGCCGGTCGAGGCGGCCCTGCGCGAGCACGCTGCGGCCTATGACAGCGTCGACGTCGAACTCGGAACGGAACTGCTCGGTTTCGATCAGTCGCCGGATCATGTGACGCTGCATCTGCGCGACGACAAGGGAGCGGCGCGCTCCGTCAGGGCTGACTATGTCATCGCTTGCGATGGAGCCTCAAGCGGAACGCGGCAACAGCTCGGCATCGCCCTCGAAGACCTCATATTCGACGAGCCGTGGCTTGTGGTCGATCTGCAGGTCGACGGCGCCGCGCTCGGAAAATTGCCGCAGACTGCCGCGCAATTCTGTGATCCGTCCCGACCGACGACGTTCATCATTGGCCCCGGCAATCATCGTCGCTTCGAGATCATGTTGCTGCCGGGGGAAGATCCGCGTGAGATGGAAGCGCCGGCGAACGTGTGGCGGCTTCTCGCCAGATGGATCGGGCCGCACGACGCAACGCTGTGGCGTGCCGCGAGCTATCGGTTTCATGCGCTCGTTGCCGCGCAATGGCGGCGCGGCCGCATATTCCTCGCCGGCGATGCCGCGCACCAGCAGCCGCCGTTCATCGGCCAGGGCATGTGCCAGGGCATTCGGGATGTCGGAAATCTGGTCTGGAAACTCGATCGGGTTCTCAAGGGACAATCCGGCGCCTCGCTCCTCGACACTTATGGCGAGGAGAGGGGCGAGCATGTCCGCCAGCTCACCACGCGGATCAAGGCGATCGGTCACGTCATCTGCGAGCGCGATCCGGTCGCGGCCGAGGCGCGGGATGCGCGTATCCTTGCAGAAGGCGGCGGTCACCCCCGCACGTTCACCCGCCAGGAGATCGTCCCGCCGCTCCAGAAAGGTCTTTTGGCGTTCCCGCTTCATCCGGCGCACGGCACGCTGTTTCCGCAGCCCTGGATCAGGATGGCGGTGGGACGCCGCTTGCTCGACGCTGCCGCAGGAACCGGGTGGCGGCTTGTGCTGGATGAGCGAAGCGCGCCGGATATCACCGCGGATGTGCGGGCCGATCTGATCCGGCTGGGCGTGCGGCTGATTCGTGTCCATGCCGCCGAGGCAGCGGATCGCGCCGGCCACGATGCCGTCGCCGAGGAGGATGGCGTTCTCGCGGCCTGGTTCGACCGTCACGGCTGCCGGGCCGCGATTGTCCGGCCGGACCATTACGTCTTCGGTGTCGCCAGCAACGAGGCTGCGCTCGGCACGCTGCTCACCGGGCTTGCGGAACGGCTTCAATGA
- a CDS encoding 5'-methylthioadenosine nucleosidase: MTKILVLTALQSELNAARAPDGVEVVYGGVGKINTAITMTAAILKAKPALVVNYGTCGKISADLHGLLEISHVVQRDMMAMPLAPRGVTPLSDDATVLASGYGTAICGTGDSFVTSADPWLADNKVDVVDMELFAIAHTCKRYDVPWRAFKFITDAADDNAPDHWTENVANGEDLFWEVLRRDILGKA; the protein is encoded by the coding sequence ATGACAAAAATTCTCGTCCTGACTGCGTTGCAAAGCGAACTGAACGCGGCCCGCGCCCCCGACGGGGTCGAGGTTGTCTATGGCGGCGTCGGCAAGATCAACACCGCCATCACGATGACGGCGGCAATTCTGAAAGCGAAGCCCGCACTTGTGGTGAACTATGGCACCTGCGGCAAGATCTCCGCGGACCTGCATGGCCTTTTGGAAATCTCCCACGTGGTCCAGCGCGACATGATGGCGATGCCGCTGGCGCCGCGCGGCGTCACGCCCTTGAGCGACGATGCAACCGTGCTGGCCTCGGGTTACGGCACCGCGATCTGCGGCACCGGCGACAGCTTCGTCACGTCAGCCGATCCCTGGCTGGCCGACAACAAAGTCGACGTGGTGGACATGGAGCTGTTCGCCATCGCCCACACCTGCAAGCGTTATGACGTGCCCTGGCGCGCCTTCAAGTTCATCACCGACGCGGCCGATGACAACGCCCCTGATCACTGGACCGAGAACGTCGCCAATGGCGAGGATCTGTTCTGGGAGGTGTTGCGGCGGGATATTTTGGGGAAAGCCTGA
- a CDS encoding fumarylacetoacetate hydrolase family protein, with product MKLASFRIGNNSTWGVIDGEQALDVGSLLRDRYPDLKSAIAADALTAVRDAVREAGRYPAADITWLPVIPNPDKILCIGLNYETHRKETGRSEVENPTVFGRFANSQTGHLADIIRPKVSRDLDFEGELAIIIGKPGRYIARSDAWSHIAGYACYNEGSVRDFQRHTHQFTPGKNFPQTGAFGPWMMTPDELGDVAPLRLQTRVNGQIVQDATIDQMIFDIPRQIEYCSSFTRLEPGDVIATGTPGGVGSKRTPPLWLKPGDIVEVEIDRLGVLRNGVADET from the coding sequence ATGAAGTTGGCAAGTTTTCGGATCGGCAATAACAGCACCTGGGGTGTGATCGACGGCGAGCAAGCGCTCGACGTCGGGTCTCTCCTGCGCGATCGGTATCCCGACCTCAAATCGGCTATCGCCGCCGACGCGCTGACCGCGGTGCGCGATGCGGTCCGCGAGGCCGGGCGTTATCCCGCGGCGGACATCACCTGGCTGCCGGTGATTCCAAATCCCGATAAAATCCTCTGCATCGGTCTGAACTACGAGACGCACCGCAAGGAAACCGGACGCTCCGAGGTGGAGAACCCCACCGTGTTCGGCCGATTTGCCAACAGTCAGACCGGGCATCTCGCCGACATCATCCGGCCGAAGGTTTCGCGCGATCTGGACTTCGAAGGCGAGCTCGCGATCATCATCGGCAAGCCCGGACGATACATCGCGCGGTCCGATGCGTGGTCTCACATTGCCGGCTACGCCTGCTATAATGAAGGCAGCGTGCGCGATTTCCAGCGTCATACGCATCAGTTCACGCCCGGCAAGAATTTTCCGCAGACCGGCGCTTTCGGTCCCTGGATGATGACGCCGGACGAACTCGGAGATGTCGCGCCACTGCGACTTCAGACCCGCGTCAATGGACAGATCGTCCAGGACGCGACAATCGATCAGATGATCTTCGATATTCCGCGTCAGATCGAATACTGCTCGTCCTTCACGCGCCTCGAGCCGGGCGATGTGATCGCGACGGGGACGCCCGGCGGTGTCGGTTCCAAGCGAACCCCACCGCTCTGGTTGAAACCCGGCGATATCGTCGAGGTCGAAATTGATCGCCTTGGCGTGCTGCGCAATGGCGTCGCCGACGAAACCTGA
- a CDS encoding Bug family tripartite tricarboxylate transporter substrate binding protein: protein MLKLFRRILVTGATLCLSLPAFAQSWPQRPVSIVVPQAAGNSPDVLCRLIAEKLSRALGQQFVVENRPGAANLIGTQSVARAAADGYTFLFATSASLVTNPYTFKKLPYDPVKDFTPVAMVGRSNHVLLVNPEVKAKTLPELIALEKAAPGTLSMAVDGPRNLSGLIAQSINKQAGTGFVLIPYNTTTNAIQDSMMGRTQVTIQSASVAESFITAGTLRAIAVAGSKRIESLPDVPAISETLKSVDLQGWFMVMAPVGTPSDIIDKLSAGIARALEAPDVRERAPVLGFDVRVGDAVTPAGAKLFFEAQLASSGKIIQDLGIEPE from the coding sequence ATGCTCAAGCTATTCCGTCGAATACTGGTGACCGGCGCGACCCTCTGCCTCTCGCTTCCAGCATTTGCACAGTCATGGCCGCAACGGCCCGTGTCGATCGTGGTCCCCCAGGCGGCAGGCAACAGCCCGGACGTGCTGTGTCGCCTGATCGCCGAAAAACTCTCCCGGGCTCTCGGGCAACAATTCGTCGTCGAGAACCGTCCGGGCGCCGCCAATCTCATTGGCACGCAGTCGGTCGCCCGTGCCGCTGCCGACGGCTACACGTTCCTGTTTGCCACGTCGGCCTCGCTTGTCACCAATCCCTACACGTTCAAGAAACTCCCCTACGATCCCGTGAAGGATTTCACGCCGGTCGCGATGGTGGGCCGGAGCAACCACGTCCTTCTCGTCAACCCGGAGGTGAAGGCCAAAACGCTGCCGGAATTGATCGCGCTTGAAAAAGCAGCACCCGGCACCTTGAGCATGGCCGTCGACGGCCCGCGCAACCTCTCGGGCCTGATCGCTCAATCCATCAACAAACAGGCCGGCACCGGTTTCGTTTTGATCCCCTACAACACCACCACGAACGCGATCCAGGACAGCATGATGGGACGCACCCAGGTGACGATCCAATCGGCATCGGTTGCAGAGTCCTTCATCACGGCGGGCACGCTTCGGGCGATTGCCGTTGCGGGCAGCAAGCGCATCGAGTCCCTGCCGGACGTGCCTGCGATCTCGGAAACGTTGAAAAGCGTCGATCTGCAGGGCTGGTTCATGGTGATGGCGCCGGTGGGCACGCCGTCGGACATCATCGACAAACTCAGCGCGGGGATTGCGCGCGCTTTGGAGGCACCGGACGTGCGGGAGCGGGCTCCCGTCCTCGGCTTCGATGTCCGCGTCGGTGACGCGGTGACGCCTGCAGGCGCCAAGCTCTTCTTCGAAGCCCAGCTTGCATCCTCAGGCAAGATTATTCAGGACCTCGGTATCGAACCCGAATAG
- a CDS encoding RidA family protein, with translation MQKRSINAAGAPQPAGGYAQLCEVSDARRWAFVSGQIPQDVDGKVPETFAEQARLVWANIETQLGAIDMTFDNLVKVTTFLSDRTYNLENRAVRNDVLGDRKPAMTVIIAGIFDSKWLLEIEAVAAG, from the coding sequence ATGCAGAAACGCAGCATCAATGCCGCTGGCGCGCCGCAGCCGGCCGGCGGTTACGCCCAGCTTTGCGAAGTGAGCGACGCCAGACGCTGGGCATTCGTCAGCGGCCAGATTCCACAGGACGTGGACGGCAAGGTGCCGGAAACGTTCGCCGAGCAGGCGCGGCTGGTGTGGGCCAACATCGAAACCCAGCTCGGGGCCATCGACATGACCTTTGACAATCTGGTCAAGGTCACGACGTTTTTGTCGGACCGGACGTACAATCTGGAAAATCGTGCTGTCCGCAACGACGTGTTGGGCGACCGCAAGCCGGCGATGACGGTGATCATTGCGGGGATTTTCGACAGCAAGTGGTTGCTGGAGATTGAGGCGGTGGCGGCGGGGTGA